The following is a genomic window from Rhodothermia bacterium.
CTTAACGTTCCGGCGCCAACAATCCATCCCATATCGCTGATGCCATACGCCTCCGCAAATGTACCGGAAAGGGAGGTCAATGTGGTGGCTGTGGTTCCATTCCAACGCACGGCTTCCACCACTTCACCCGATTGTCGGCTCCCCACAATGACATCCAAATTATTGATCCGGTACGCCCGACTATCGCCCGCCAAGACCGTTTGGTTACGGAAGGCTTGTGCCGCTCCCGTCCCATCATAGATGAGACCCGTAACCACTCCGGCAAGGTTAATGTCGAATGCCTCGCTTTGTGGTTTTTCGCCGAAGGTATGGAGGTTTTCCATTTTGCCAGCAAACGAAAAGGCCTGCATCCGATTGTTGTTATCAAACGAAGCGCCAATCACTTTGCCGCTATTCGAGACCGCATTACCAATGCTAAAGCCGCCGCCAAGGTGACCCAGAAACTGTACGGGCGCCAATGGCTCGGCAGCACGCCAAAGAAATGCCTCATCAGTTCCGGCAGGAGAACGCATATAACCCGTAATAATGCCTGTTTCACTTAAACCAAGCGCTTGTCCGACCGTATTTCCGATGGTGATTAAGCCATTGTTATTCCAGAAGAAAGCACGATCCTGCCCACTGGCATTTTTGGTAACGCCTACAATTTCTCCCGCATCATTAATGCCCCAAGCACGCGCCGCATTACCAAGAGAATTGACTTCCAAGAGACGATAGGTGATGGCCTGAACCTCCACCTGAACCAATGCCGAGGCTCTTCCACCTTTCCCATCCGAAATGGTGTATTCAAACCGATCTGTACCTAAAAAACCCCGATTGGGTGCATACGTAATGGTTTGATTGCTGTTGACAGTTGCGGTTCCATTCGAGGCGGCTATCCCTGACAATGTGACCAAGAGACGATCACCGTCCAAATCTTGGTCATTTTGCAGTACCGTTACGGTGACGGGCAAGTTCATATTGGTGGCGGCGGCATCGTTCAAAGCCACAGGCGCACGGTTGGGGTTTTGTTTTATCGAGAGTGCCACCGTAACCGTTTCGGAAAACGCCCCTGTTGCATCTTTTGCGCGATAGGTGAAGTTAATATCCCCAAAGAAGCCAGACGCAGGCACAAAAAGTACGCTTCCATCGGGCGAGAGCGTAAGGGTTCCCGAAGGTACATTGGCTTGCAAAACAGCCGTCAGCGGGTCGCCATCCACATCACGGTCATTGGCCAATACCCCTGGTGCAGGAATATTAATGGGTGTGGCAAATTCGGCCTCATACGCATCCGTTTGTGCAATGGGTGCATCATTCACCGGCGTGACCTCAACCGTAACCAATACGGGCAATGAAAACAAATTTCCGGTATCTTGAACACGATAACGGAATTGATCGAAACCATTAAAATCTTTGTTTGGTTTATACTGAACTTGGCTGTTAAGCACCTCTACCGTACCATGCGTGGGCAATGTATCTAGGAGAATAGTAAGTGCATCCTCGTCTGGATCGCTGTCGTTTTGCAATACCAAAATAGCTATGGGTGTATCCTCGGCGGTTTGTGTCCTATCTGCGGTTGCTATGGGCGCACTATTGCTGTTACGAATGTTAAGCGTGACTGTAGCCGTATTGGATTTTGCGCCAGATGGATCTACCGCAGCATAGGTAAAGGCATCTTCTCCGGTAACATTCCGGTTCGGGGTATAAACCAATTGTCCTTGCGTATTTGAAGAAAGTGTACCTTTGGTTGGTTGCAAGATCACGCCAAAGGTTAACTGGTCTCCGTCAATATCGCGGTCATTGGCCAAGACATTGATCATCACCGGAGCGTTTTTATCGGTTATCGCAGCATCATTGACGGCAATAGGCGGATCGTTGACGGGTGTGACGCTTACATGAACGATGGCCGCGTTTGACGTAAGACCCTTCGGATCTGACGCCACATAGCCGAAGGTATCCGAACCATTAAAATCCGGCTTTGGCGTATAACGTAATAAGCCATTCTGTGTTTGAACAACACTTCCATTGGTGGGCTGGGTAATTGAAGTCACCTCCAGAGGATCACCATTAGGATCACGGTCATTGGCCAATACCTTAAAATCGCTCGCTTGGTCTTCTAATGTTGTAAACTGATCGTCCAAGGCCACAGGAGCACGGTTTGGATTTTGACCTACGTCTATGGTGACATTTACCGGAGTTGAACTTGCACCAGCCGCATCCCGAACGACATAGCGGAACGTAATGGCTCCAGAAAAGTCTTTTGCTGGCGTGAAGGTGAACCCCCCACTTTCCTGAAGGACAAAATCGCCACTTTCGGGTTTTTGCTCCAAAATGGCCACCAATTTATCGCCTGTATCGGGATCATTATCGTTTTCTAAAACGCCGGGGCTTGCAATGGTTAGCGCTTGGTTAAAGGCCGTTTGGTAGGTGTCTTCCACCCCCTTTGGCGGATCATTGACAGGACGAACCACAAGGTTCACACGCGCCGTTCCTGACCTTTCACCTGCCGCATCTTGAACAACATACGTAAAGAAGTCCAGACCATTAAAGTTGCGAACCGGCGTATAGCGTAATGCGCCATTAGGTAATACGATCACCGAACCATTGGGCGGATTGGTAAAACTTGCCACACGTAAAACATCGTTCAAATCCACATCTACATCATTGCCCAAGACCGCAAGGTCTATCGCTACATCTTCATCGGTGGTGGATTCGTCATTTACGGCATTAGGTGGATCGTTGACGGGTAGGATGGTCATTCGTACCGTTGCAATATTGGAAAGATTGCCCACCCCATCTCGGACTTGGTAGGTAAATTGGTCACTGCCGTTAATGTCCGTATTTCCCACATAACGTAACGAACCTTCTTGATCAAGTAGGATTCCTCGTTGTGGTTGCGAAAGAACAATAACGGTTAATTCGTCGTTTTCAGGGTCTGTATCGTTGGCCAACAAATTGAGCGTTACAAAAGTGTCTTCATTCACCACCACATTGTCATCTACTGCATTTGGTGGACGGTTTTGAGCGGCCTGTACTTGGAGGGTAACAGTTGCGGAATTGGATCTTGCACCATTCGCATCTTGCGCTTGATAGGTAAAAATAGCTGTACCGGAGAATGAAAGGGGTGTTGTAAAGCTAAAACCCCCATCGGGACGTAAAACCACATTACCTGTAGTCGAATTGGTGACCAGAACAGCCGTCAATACCGTTTGCTCTACATCTGTATCATTGGCCAAAACGCCCGGTGTCAGAATGTCTAAGGTTGTGCCTGCGGTTGCCTGATACACATCGTTGTTTGCTATTGGTGCATCATTTACAGAGACAACCGTTATATCCACCGCGACCGTTACAGAAGTTGCGCCACTGGTGTCTGTAACACGATAAGTAAATTGGTCAGCCCCAAAGAAGTTCGCATTGGGTTTATACACCCGATTGTTTTGTTGGTCAAAGCCTAACGTTCCATTGGTGGGTTGTGAGACAACTCCCACCGTTAACACATCCCCATCCACGTCCGAGTCATTGGCCACAAGGTTCAGAATAACTTGCGTATCTTCATTTGTCGAGTACCGATCGGGCTGAGCAATCGGTGGATCATTCACGGGTCGAATAGTAAGGGTCACGGTTGCAGCACCCGAAGTCGCTCCGGCGGGGTCTTTAGCACGATACGTAAAGGTATCTACCCCATTCACGTCTTTATTGGGTGTATAAACCAATTGTCCTTGTTGGTTGGTAGAGAGCAGCCCCTTGGCGGGCTGGGTCAAGACCTCAATCGTTAGCGGATCTTGGTTGGGATCGGTATCATTGGCCAGCAAGTTTAGGTTTACTGCGGTATCTTCGTCCGTAGTGATTTCGTCTTTGACAGCAACGGGTGGGCGATTGGGATTTGCCCCGACCGTGATGGTGACTTGTGCTACACCAGAACGCGCACCTGACGGATCTTTGGCTTGGTACGTAAAACCAACCTCGCCCGTAAAACCAGCTAAGGGCACAAAAGTAAACCCGCCATTTGCAAGCAAGGTAAGGGTTCCCGAACTTACATTCGAGATCAACACGGCTTCCAAAACATCGCCATCCACATCCGAGTCATTTGCCAAAATGCCCGGCGCTTGCACATTCAGCGTGGTATTAAAATTGGTTTGATAGGTATTTTCCGTAGCGATAGGTGCATCGTTAATCGGGCGAACGGTAATATTCACCTTAACGGCCTCCGAACGTGCGTTGTCTGTATCCTGCACCAAATACATAAACTCATCCGACCCATTAAAATCAGGATTGGGCTTATAGATTCGTTGACCTTGTTGGTCAAAGGTAAAGGTTCCATTTTTAGGACTGGAGGCAATAACGACCGTCAATGTACCTCCTTCAGCATCGGAGTCGTTTGCCAATAGGTCTAACAAAATGGAAACATCCTCATCGGTGGTATAATTATCGGCAGTTGCCACAGGCGGGTCATTTACTGGTGTAACTATAATCTTTACCTGTGCGGTATTAGAACCGGCCTGTTGTGGATCTTTTGCTTGATACGTAAAGTCATCTGCCCCAAAAAAGTCTTTATTGGGCGTATAAATCCAAAGATTATTGACCAACGCCAAGGCTCCATGTTTGGGTTGAGTGATGGGCTGTGCGGTCAGTACATCGCCATCCGGATCGGAATCATTAACGGTTAAATTGAGGGAGACAGGCACATCTTCGGGCGTCGTCACTTGGTCTTCTTTAGCTGATGGTACATCATTCACCGGCAGAATGATGATGGTTACGGTGGCATGATTTGACGTTAAGCCTTGTGGATCGGTGATGGAATAGGTAAAGGTATCACTTCCATTAAAGTCACCATTGGGCGTATAAACCCAAGCGCCTTGTTGATTTTTGGCGACAACACCATTTTTTGGCGTGTTTTCTATGGATACACGTTCGTCGCTTAAGGAAAAATCATTGTCTGGATCGGCATCATTTGCCGTCAACAAAAGCGTAACAGGGAAGTCTTCATCGGTTTCATAGGCATCATTACTTGCGATGGGCGCATCGTTTATGGGGCTGATGGTAATGGTCACCGTAACTGTTTGAGACACTGCTCCAGAGAGGTCTTTTGCCCGATAGGTAAATTGGTCAAGGCCATTGATATTTGTATTGGGGTGGTAAAATCGTTGTCCTTGTTGGTTTAAGAAAACCTGTCCTTTTTTGGGTTGATCAACGATTTCCACTGTTATCAGGTCGCCATCCACATCCTTATCATTTCCGAGCAAATCCAACAGCACTTGGGTATCCTCATTAGTCACATATTGGTCATCGGCGGCAGTTGGGGCGTCATTTATGGGAATAATGGTAATGAAAACCAGCGCCTCGTTGGAGTTTGCCCCCGATGGATCCTTAGCCACATATACGAAAGCATCGTTCCCATTAAAGTCTTTGTTTGGGGTGTAAACAAGTTGTCCTTGTTGGTTTAAGGCAAGTGTACCATTTTTGGGAGAAGTAAAAGTGGCAATTGTAATCGGGTCTTGATTAGGGTCGGTATCATTGGCAATAAGATTAAGTACGAGTGGTGTATCCTCATTTGTGCTTACCCGATCCTCAACAGCAACGGGAGGTTGGTTGGGGTTTTCTCCTACAGTAATGACCACTCGCACAACATCTGAACCTGCACCATCTGGGTCACGAGCAAAATACCCAAAGTTCATCTCTCCCGTAAAGTCTTTTGCAGGATCAAAGGTAAAGCCACCGTTAGGAAGTAAGGTTAATATGCCTGAAGCGGGGCTTCCCTCCAGAACTGCGGTTAGCTGGTCGCCATCCACATCTTCGTCGTTGTCCAAAATACCGGGGGCTGCCACAGTAAGTCGTTGGTTAAAGCCCGTTTGATATTGGTTTGGCCGTGCAAGTGGCGCATCATTTATAGGGGTAATCTTGACGAATACCGTTGCGAGTACCGAAAGTGCCCCAGTCGGATCTTTTGCTTGATAGGTGAATTGGTCTTCACCATAATAATTGGCCTTGGGCGAATAAACATACTGCAACGTTTGTGGCGAAAAAGTAAATGTGCCATTTTGGGGCTGGCTTACCACCTGAATCGTTATCGGATCGTTGTCTAAATCCGAGTCATTTTTCAACAAATCCATAGTGATAGGGGTATCCTCGCTTGTTCCGAAGCCATCATCTTTGGCAACGGGTGCATCATTGACCGCCCTTATTGTTATCCGTACCGTTGCAAAACTGGAAACGGCGCCTTGACTGTCTTTAATGCGGTAGGTAAAGGTATCCGTGCCAAAAAAATTGGCATCGGGCAGATACACAAGTTGTTGTTGTTCGTTCAGGACAAACGTGCCATTTTTAGGGCTTGTTCGGTCGTCTAAGGAAAAGGTATGTTTGTCTGGGTCGAAATCGTTCGTTAATAACTGCGTCAATGGAAAGTCCGTATCTTCGTCTATCGTAACGTCATCATTTACAGCAACCGGAGGCTGGTTGGTTGGTGTAGTGGCATCAATACGCAAGAAAACGATTCCGCCTTCACGATTGATGCTCCATTGTTTCCCCTCTCCCAAAGGTGGCAAGGTGAAAGACGGTTTGTTAAAATTCAGGTTTTCCGCCTCAATAATGTTAAAAACCCGCCCAATCGGTTCATCTGCAACAGAGCCATCCACATCAACCACATTCACCGAGCCGGCCAAATCTAAAGTCCCATTTACCTTAAACAAATCTTGTTGGTTGCTTGAAAGATCCATTTGAAGGTCAATATTATTAATGGATGCTGGATCACCCGACGGAACGATGGTAAGCGTTCCGAAACGGTTATAGCTCTGGTCATTGCCCGGCGAGAAGATACCGCGATTGGTTGTTGCACCAGAGAGTACGAGGTCTTGAGAACCCGCAAGGGTTGCATCAAATTCGTTTAGAAAAGTACCGGAGATTTCCAAACTTCCGCTAGATACGGTCAATATGCCCTTATTGGTGTAATCGGAAGCGATTTTACTGGAAGTCTGGGCTGTTCGGCTTGTACTTGATCGTAGTGGCTTCGTCGAGTTATTGGTTAGCAGGACATCCCAATTGCCTGTATTTTCTATTGCCCCACTTCTTTCTTTAATGGTTAGGATGTTTGCTTCTTCTTGAAAGACTACGCCTTGATTATGGAGGTCGCCATCACTCAAAATCACTTCAGATCCCGGATCGAAGCGTGCCGTACCTGTAACCGTCCAATGCGCTTTATTTTCTAACTGTAGGGTTACGTTGCGGCGCACATAAGCGCTTCCTGTTGTCAAAAATTGGATCCCATTACCGAGATGATTCATGGGACGTGTTTCCCCTGAAAGATCGGCTAAGAAATTAGCATTTTCTCTTACTTCAAGCCGTCCACCCTGAATTCGACCAGCGTCCACATAAGCCCTTTGTGCGAGCAGGTCTTTTTCGAGAGAGAGTGTAGCATGTGAAACCGACAAATCATTTACAAACGTATTTGTTTTTAAAAATACTTGGGCACCCTCATTAATGCTAAGCCTACCGATGTTAACATCAGCAGTCGCCTCAATAGAAGCGGAACCACCCACAAAAAACATCTGCCCTCCCACCCCAATAGAGGTGTTTTGTTTGGCTTCTTTTTTTGGAAGGTTGCTCCCCGCTTGAAAAACCGTAAAATTCCAGTTACCCAGATTAAAAAAGTAGTCTCCCGCTCCAGAAAAAGCGGCAAAAGACGTGATTTCATGTTTTTCGTGCGCCGCAGTCAAACTAAGAGTCCCTCCTTCAGCGACACTTACCCCTGCATTTGTAAACCAATAAAATGGGTTTCCGAGTGTCTCCTGCATTTTCATTTCGAGTGATCCTTTTTCAACAAGGATGTCCCCAAACATGAGTACGCCAGACAATGTTGCCTTGCCGCCACCGGCTTTGGTCAACTGGCCTGATATATTGATAGAAGTTATAGGCTCCGAGGCCAAGTCAGCTTCAAAATAAACATCCTGCTCACCACTGATGTGCATCGAACGGGAACCAAAGTACGTCGAAAGACTCCCACCCTGCATAATCACACTCATCGGGTTGTCTTGAGGAGAGATGACATTAAGATCACTTTGATATAAAAGGTTGCTTTTTATCAAAATGAGTTGATTACCATACATTTCACTTACACCAAAAACACTCATGCTCACCCCATCCAGCCGCCCGCCATTCCAAACAAACCCATCATTGACCGAATAAAAACCACCTCGTAATGCGCCATTTTCTAAGTGTAACTTTATCACCTGTACGGAGGGTGCTTTTAACACAATGGCAGGCGAGGCAACCTTTAAAAGGTTAAGGGAAACAAAATCGTTGGGGCTAACCTCTACCGTTGTGTTTCCGGTAGCCAAGTCCAAGATGGCGGAATCTCCCTCCTTTGGAACCCCGATAGGATTCCAGTTTTCAGGATTTCCCCACGAAGACCCAGATTTTCCAGTCCAAGTATAGGTGGTTTGTGCAAAAAGTGGGGGTGGGATCAAACAGAACAGAAAGCCCAGTACCCAAAAATAGCATGATCGCATAGCGAGATTGGTAATAACGGAAGTACAAAGAGCAGCGTATATGTGAAACAGGTCTTAAATCACCCTGATATGATTATTAAGTTGAATGGCAGCTAAGTGGAGCGCGTCCTGAAATATAATATAAAAAAAATTTAATGGTAAGTGTACTTTTGTTCCATTGAGTTTTTAAATTGTGCTTGGTAAATTTGAAAAATTGCTTGAAATATACCGCTAATAAAACCCTTTTTGCTGATCCATTTATCATCTTTCCTTTAGATAAATCATTGAAAACAAAGTGCTTAAAGCACGATTTCTAATAAATCAGAACCAGTTCTAAACGACAAGTCATTTGCGTTCGGGTTGGTTTATCTTCCGCTCTTCCGGTTTGTTCGGGTCATTTGTTTTACCTGAACAGGTTTCAAAAATTACTGCACATGGTAAAATTCCCCTTCCGTCATTGGTCAGGACTTTTATTTTTCTTGCTTACAAGTCTTACCATCGGCATGTCTTCGGCTTTTGGTCAGGGTACAGTTCGTATCACCATTTCGGGTGTTCCGACGGTTTTACAAACGCCTTATTTAGCAGAACTTCAACGCGATTACCAGATTGGGCGCTTCCCTGTCCAGTTGGTGTATAGCCATGCTTCGCGACAACCGGGGACATTTCGGTTCCAGCTCACATTAACCTTAGATGGCCAAGAAATTGTGTCCGAGACCTCGCCGGATGTCACCATTCGGCCCGGAGTTTACACATATCGTACTTTCAAGGATGCGCCGGAGATCATTTTTCCCGATTTAGCCACCCTGATCAACAAACTCCCTGCTGATCTGCAAACACGGATAAACCAAACCGGAACATTACCGGAGGGTCGTTATGAACTAACCTTAGAAGCCACCTCGACCGATGAAGAGCAGTTTATCGTCTCCCCGCCCGCCACGATCTCCTTCACCGTTTCGTTCCCAGAAGCCCCTGTTTTATTGTCTCCTTCGGATGAAGCGGTTGTTTCTCAAGCCCAACCCATTTTTACGTGGTTACCTGTCATTGTTCCAGCCACCCAGACCGTAGAATATCAATT
Proteins encoded in this region:
- a CDS encoding tandem-95 repeat protein — its product is MRSCYFWVLGFLFCLIPPPLFAQTTYTWTGKSGSSWGNPENWNPIGVPKEGDSAILDLATGNTTVEVSPNDFVSLNLLKVASPAIVLKAPSVQVIKLHLENGALRGGFYSVNDGFVWNGGRLDGVSMSVFGVSEMYGNQLILIKSNLLYQSDLNVISPQDNPMSVIMQGGSLSTYFGSRSMHISGEQDVYFEADLASEPITSINISGQLTKAGGGKATLSGVLMFGDILVEKGSLEMKMQETLGNPFYWFTNAGVSVAEGGTLSLTAAHEKHEITSFAAFSGAGDYFFNLGNWNFTVFQAGSNLPKKEAKQNTSIGVGGQMFFVGGSASIEATADVNIGRLSINEGAQVFLKTNTFVNDLSVSHATLSLEKDLLAQRAYVDAGRIQGGRLEVRENANFLADLSGETRPMNHLGNGIQFLTTGSAYVRRNVTLQLENKAHWTVTGTARFDPGSEVILSDGDLHNQGVVFQEEANILTIKERSGAIENTGNWDVLLTNNSTKPLRSSTSRTAQTSSKIASDYTNKGILTVSSGSLEISGTFLNEFDATLAGSQDLVLSGATTNRGIFSPGNDQSYNRFGTLTIVPSGDPASINNIDLQMDLSSNQQDLFKVNGTLDLAGSVNVVDVDGSVADEPIGRVFNIIEAENLNFNKPSFTLPPLGEGKQWSINREGGIVFLRIDATTPTNQPPVAVNDDVTIDEDTDFPLTQLLTNDFDPDKHTFSLDDRTSPKNGTFVLNEQQQLVYLPDANFFGTDTFTYRIKDSQGAVSSFATVRITIRAVNDAPVAKDDGFGTSEDTPITMDLLKNDSDLDNDPITIQVVSQPQNGTFTFSPQTLQYVYSPKANYYGEDQFTYQAKDPTGALSVLATVFVKITPINDAPLARPNQYQTGFNQRLTVAAPGILDNDEDVDGDQLTAVLEGSPASGILTLLPNGGFTFDPAKDFTGEMNFGYFARDPDGAGSDVVRVVITVGENPNQPPVAVEDRVSTNEDTPLVLNLIANDTDPNQDPITIATFTSPKNGTLALNQQGQLVYTPNKDFNGNDAFVYVAKDPSGANSNEALVFITIIPINDAPTAADDQYVTNEDTQVLLDLLGNDKDVDGDLITVEIVDQPKKGQVFLNQQGQRFYHPNTNINGLDQFTYRAKDLSGAVSQTVTVTITISPINDAPIASNDAYETDEDFPVTLLLTANDADPDNDFSLSDERVSIENTPKNGVVAKNQQGAWVYTPNGDFNGSDTFTYSITDPQGLTSNHATVTIIILPVNDVPSAKEDQVTTPEDVPVSLNLTVNDSDPDGDVLTAQPITQPKHGALALVNNLWIYTPNKDFFGADDFTYQAKDPQQAGSNTAQVKIIVTPVNDPPVATADNYTTDEDVSILLDLLANDSDAEGGTLTVVIASSPKNGTFTFDQQGQRIYKPNPDFNGSDEFMYLVQDTDNARSEAVKVNITVRPINDAPIATENTYQTNFNTTLNVQAPGILANDSDVDGDVLEAVLISNVSSGTLTLLANGGFTFVPLAGFTGEVGFTYQAKDPSGARSGVAQVTITVGANPNRPPVAVKDEITTDEDTAVNLNLLANDTDPNQDPLTIEVLTQPAKGLLSTNQQGQLVYTPNKDVNGVDTFTYRAKDPAGATSGAATVTLTIRPVNDPPIAQPDRYSTNEDTQVILNLVANDSDVDGDVLTVGVVSQPTNGTLGFDQQNNRVYKPNANFFGADQFTYRVTDTSGATSVTVAVDITVVSVNDAPIANNDVYQATAGTTLDILTPGVLANDTDVEQTVLTAVLVTNSTTGNVVLRPDGGFSFTTPLSFSGTAIFTYQAQDANGARSNSATVTLQVQAAQNRPPNAVDDNVVVNEDTFVTLNLLANDTDPENDELTVIVLSQPQRGILLDQEGSLRYVGNTDINGSDQFTYQVRDGVGNLSNIATVRMTILPVNDPPNAVNDESTTDEDVAIDLAVLGNDVDVDLNDVLRVASFTNPPNGSVIVLPNGALRYTPVRNFNGLDFFTYVVQDAAGERSGTARVNLVVRPVNDPPKGVEDTYQTAFNQALTIASPGVLENDNDPDTGDKLVAILEQKPESGDFVLQESGGFTFTPAKDFSGAITFRYVVRDAAGASSTPVNVTIDVGQNPNRAPVALDDQFTTLEDQASDFKVLANDRDPNGDPLEVTSITQPTNGSVVQTQNGLLRYTPKPDFNGSDTFGYVASDPKGLTSNAAIVHVSVTPVNDPPIAVNDAAITDKNAPVMINVLANDRDIDGDQLTFGVILQPTKGTLSSNTQGQLVYTPNRNVTGEDAFTYAAVDPSGAKSNTATVTLNIRNSNSAPIATADRTQTAEDTPIAILVLQNDSDPDEDALTILLDTLPTHGTVEVLNSQVQYKPNKDFNGFDQFRYRVQDTGNLFSLPVLVTVEVTPVNDAPIAQTDAYEAEFATPINIPAPGVLANDRDVDGDPLTAVLQANVPSGTLTLSPDGSVLFVPASGFFGDINFTYRAKDATGAFSETVTVALSIKQNPNRAPVALNDAAATNMNLPVTVTVLQNDQDLDGDRLLVTLSGIAASNGTATVNSNQTITYAPNRGFLGTDRFEYTISDGKGGRASALVQVEVQAITYRLLEVNSLGNAARAWGINDAGEIVGVTKNASGQDRAFFWNNNGLITIGNTVGQALGLSETGIITGYMRSPAGTDEAFLWRAAEPLAPVQFLGHLGGGFSIGNAVSNSGKVIGASFDNNNRMQAFSFAGKMENLHTFGEKPQSEAFDINLAGVVTGLIYDGTGAAQAFRNQTVLAGDSRAYRINNLDVIVGSRQSGEVVEAVRWNGTTATTLTSLSGTFAEAYGISDMGWIVGAGTLSGAALYKQENDRIGPEIQAHKAAFSARMERVYTTAALSTRAVLWLDDKTFDLNALIPPGTGWVLKEARDVNRNGQIVGYGLLNGKTRAFLLNPATNTAPIAIQDGLAVNHHASAQINVLDNDLDPDADRLQILGVFGAKHGVVEWQANGQVRYVPNSSFKGADGFTYVVGDGVGGTHYADVVVSGTSVANEGESIPVETNLLAVYPNPATYQAEIVFRLANPQIVNLTLFDLLGRKVQSIRSNTQFVAGEHHVVLNNTAIPNGVYFVRMEAGHYAKSLRVIINR